TTCATTAATAATTAGCCTTGAATTTCTATTAATAAACCGATCTCTCTTAAAATGCCCGCGACTTTATTGCAATCCACAAACTCACCACTATATGCAACCGCCTTGCCTTTGAAGTGCGCCTCCATGGAGATTCGAGTCGCTTCAACCAGGGAGTATCCGGTTGCTTTTTGCACCTGTAAAATAACCTCGTCAAAACTGTGGATCTCGTCGTTATAAAGGACTACTTTCCAGGGACGTTTCATTTTCGGCTTCCTTGAAGAGGTTTTCTTTTTCTTTGGTTTTGTCTCGACAGTCATCTCAAGCTCTCAAGTAAAGTTTCTAAGATTCTCTTATTCGCTTTCGGAAAAGCATATTTAGTCATTTCTTGCGGGCGCACCCATTTCCAATCGACTGCTTTTTGCGGCTTAGGTGCGCCCTTCAAAAGTTTGCATTGAAAGGAGTGCAGCGTTATTTTGAAGTGAGTATAAGCATGTCTCACGGTTAAAAAGTGCTTGTCCACTTTGACTTGAATATCCAGCTCTTCTAGAATTTCTCTTTCCAAACATTCTTCGAGAGTTTCGCCGTCTTCTTGCTTACCTCCGGGAAATTCCCAGAGGCCACCCAAAAGGCCATTCTCCGGTCTCTGGTCAATAAAGATTCTCCCCTTGTGCCAAATAATTCCGACCACCACGTCGTAATGCGGTGTTTCTTTCTTTGGTGTTTTAACCGGCAGAACAGAGGGGTCTGCCAGTTCTTGATAAGCTTTGCAGAAGACACTCACAGGACACTTTGCACATTTTGGGCTTTGCGGTACACAAATGAGCGCACCCAATTCCATCATCGCCTGATTGAAATCAGCAGACTGGCCTTGAGGAAGCAGCTTTTTCGCGGCATTCGCAAACTTATTTTTATTTTTGATCAGCGGTTCTTCTATTCTCAGAACGCGCGACAAGACACGCGCAACGTTTCCATCAACTACTGGAACATTTTCATTGAACGCAATACTTGCCACAGCAGCTGCGGTATAAGGCCCAATACCGGGAATCTTAATCAATTCATCGGAGTTGCTCGGCATTTTGCCTTTGTGTTCCTTTGCAATGATTTGAGCGGCTTTCAACAGATTGCGTGCTCTGGCGTAGTAGCCCATGCCTTCCCACATTTTGAGAACTTGAGAAAGTTCAGCATTGGCCAAGGACTTGAGGTTGGGAAAGGCCTGCAAAAACCTTTTGTAATAGGGGAGAACGGTTTCGACCTGAGTTTGCTGGAGCATAATTTCTGAAACCCAAATCTTGTAAGGATCCTTTGTCTTCCGCCACGGCAACTCCCTTTTATTTTTGTTGTACCACTTAATTAAACTTTCGGAAAAAACAGATTTTTTTTTCGTTTCTACTCTCATCCTTTGCTTGTATTCATGCAAAAGTTTTTGTATATTGGCAACTTCTTAAACAGAAATCACAGGAAGTGACCATGAACCCATATTATTTTACAGAAAAAGGCTTCCAAAAACTAAAAGAAGAAATCGATAAACTGGAAAGGTTTATCAAACACGATATTGCCAAAGAAATTGGTACGGCACGCGAGCACGGCGATCTCAAGGAGAACGCCGAGTACGTGGCGGCCAAAAACAAGCAAGCCAACTACATGGCCAAACTCGGCCAGCTTCAGCAACGGTTTGCAAACGCCCGTATCATTCGTAAAGAAGATTTACCTCCGGACACCATCTCGCTTGGGAAGCATGTCAAAATTCGCGAAGTCGGCTCCAGTGAAGTTGACGAATACACGATTCTCGGCGAAGGTGAAACCGACATCGACAAAGGAATTATCAGTTACCAATCGCCGTTAGCAAAAGCACTCATCAACCACAAAAAAGGCGACGTTGTCGAAGCTCAGCTTCCCGTCGGCATTAAAAAATACGAAATTTTGGAGATTGATTTTTTTGAGGAAAATTAACCTTCACGGATCAACTAAACCCTCTCTTCTGCTTTCTTTTCTTTTTATTAATTCCAATTTTTTCAATGGCCCGCTTAATCGTTTGAAGCAAAAGTTTATTTTGTTCCGTGGCAGCGCGAGTTTGTAAATACTTGAGCGCGCCATCCTTGCCAAAGCATCCTAATATATAAATTCCTTCCCACTGATCAAATTCTTTTTCGCGCTCGGCAAGTCGAATTAAAGCGCGATCGGAATATTCTTTAAAAGATTGCAAATAGCCGGTTTGCAGCGCATAAATCTTTTTTGCCAGCAAACTTCTGGTAAAAGCGTCATCTGTTACCGTACTTAATTTTCCTAAGAATGGAATCAATTGCGTACTTGAGGATTTCTTGCACAGCATCTTGATTTGATGGTTAAGCCAGAGCTCCTCGTTCGGATGTTTAATATTGAGTTCCTCAAAACCGCCCAAAATGATTTCATGAAAATAATCCGTGACGCTGAGATTTGGCTTAGTCGGTACGTTTCTATTTCTTCGTTTTTTCTTTTTTATTTTCCGAAATATGGATGTCATTTTTAAATGAGCAGTTTCTTATAATTCAAAATTCAATGGACCATCAAGTGTGATTTGCGGCGGCAAAATTTTAGCTTGATAAACTAAAACCTCAACTCCCTTCCTGTAAGCCTCTCGAAGCGTTTCCGCATAAACTGGATCGATATGCGCGGCGGGTTTGAAAAACTTGCAGTCTTCGCGGCTTACCAAAAAACACATGATGGCGCGGTGACCTTTTCGAAAAACTTTCATCAGTTCGTTCAAGTGCTTTGTTCCCCGTTTCGTTACAGAGTCGGGAAACAAGGCGATGTCATTTTCAGCTAAGGTCACATTTTTAACCTCGACAAAACACTGCTCATTCTCTTTATGGAGCAAAAAGTCAAAGCGAGTGTGATCTCCCCAAACGGCCTCCGGCTTGATTTCTGAGTAACCGAGGAGCTCAGGGATTTGGTTCTTCAACAAAGCCTCATGAATTACCCGGTTGGTATTTGCAGTATTCACAACCACCCAAGTTCGGCCAATTTTGATCAACTCCCAACTAAACGGGAGTTTGCGTTTTGGATTTTGGCTCTTTGAAACCAGAACTTGGCTACCGATCTGCAAAAGTCCCATCATACTTCCGGGATTTGCACAATGTGCGGTAATTATTTCGCCGGTTTCAAGCTCGATGTCGGCCAGAAAGCGCTTGTATCTTTGGATCAGTTTTCCGGGAATAAGAGGTTCAGGCAGGGTCAATTGACAATTTGAATTTTAATGTAAAGCAAATGTCCTCATTTGCGAACATCTCAATTGAGACAATTGAGTTACAACTTTTTTAAAAATTTAACTGCTTTCAAATCTCGCAAGCCTTCCACGTGGTACTTCAAATACGCTGAAATAAAACCGTCGACTTGTTGTTGTGAGTTCGCGAAGGCTAATAATCCATTTAAACTCGCCAACGAATCCCGCTGAAACGAGCGCAGTGCATCGAAAGAATCAGCAGACAAAATCATCCCCGCTGCTTTACTTTGACTGCAGGCCTCACAAATAAAGCTGCCCTGAGTGATGTCAAAAGCAACTGTTCCCTGTTTTTGGCTTTTGCATTTCGAGCAAGTGGTGAAGTCAGGTCTGACTCCCAAAATATTAAGTAACTTTACTTGAAACGCCCGCAGTACATTCATAGAATTTTCACTTTTGTCAATTGCTCTCAGCGCTTCCAAATGTAGTTTAAACAAATTCGGATTTGGTTCTATACCGATTTCTAAATTATTTACGAGTTCACACACCGCCATTGCCAAGGCAGTTTTTTCCACGCTCTGTTTGATACCGGCAAAAAACTCGATAATATCCGCTTGGCTTAAAAGCTGAATTTCGCGGGTTTCTTTTTCATAAAAAACGATGGAAATGTAATTCAGCAGTTCCAGACTGCCACCGAATTTACTTCTCATACTGCGTGCACCCTTGGCAATGACTGTGAGTTTGCCAAATGTAAGAGTGTAAAGCGTCAGAATTTTGCTGGTCTCGCCCTGCCGCTGACTTTTCAGGACGATGGCTTCTGTTTTTTTAAGGGGCATTTTACAAATCTATTAAATAAACTGCAAAGCCGCTGTAACCAACCCAAGATAAATCGCCAAACCAATGATATCGTTAAAGGTGGTAATCAGCGGTCCGGCGGCGATGGCTGGATCAACTCCAACCTTTCTTAAAATCAACGGGATGCTGGCCCCAAGGATTGAAGCGTTTATAATAACTGCAAGCATGGAGAGCGCGAGGACGAAACCGAATGTCGGCGTATCAAAAACAGCAATGATGCCAAACAGCAGGAGCCCGCAAACTGCTCCGTTAAAAAGCGAAACTTTGATCTCCCTGCTGAGTCTTTTGAAAGTATCATCTGGACTGAGTTCTCCCAAAGCGATCCCTCTCACGACAATCGTTGCTGCCTGAATTCCTGAGTTACCGCCCATGGCCATCATCATCGGAATGAAAGATATTGCTAAAAAAATGTCCCTTAAAGAAGCTTCGAATTGAGAAAGCACCAACGCTGCTATCAACTGACCCACAAATCCAACCAGCAGCCAGGGCAAGCGACCAAAGGAAATCTTAAACACAGAAGTCTCGCGGATTTCTTCTTCATCTGCGATACCCGCCATCTTTTGAATATCTTCGGAGGCTTCCTCTTCGATGACTTCAACAATATCATCGACGGTAATCCGGCCAACCAATTTTCCGAGCTCATCTACCACCGGTAGTGAAACGAGATTATAGCGGCGGAAAATATTTGCGACTTCCTCCTGATCCATTTCTATCGGCACGCTGATAACGTCTGCGATCAGTACATCCTTAATTTTTTGGCTGGCTTGGGCTACAATTAGATTTTTCAAAGGTAAAAACCCAGCCAGCATACCATCTTTATCGAATACATAAACATTATAAACTTCAGGCACCTCTTCGGCTTTGGCACGAATCTCTTTGATGGCTTCGTCGACTGTCGTGTCTTCGGAAACGGCCACATACTCCAAAGCCATGATTCCGCCGGCTGTGTCTTCGTCATGCTGGAGAAGCTCCTTGACCTCCTCCGAGCCTTCCTCATCAATAGCGTCCAGAACTTTTTCTGCAACTTCATCCGGCAGTTCCGCCACCAAATCCGTCGCGTCATCCGATTCCATCTCATCGACGATTTCGGAAATGCGTTCGTGCTGAAGCTCGGAGACCAGCTTTTCTCTGGTGACGTCGTCCAGCTCCACAATCACATCGGAAGCAGTGTCGGCATCGAGCAGGCCGAAGACATATTTCTCATTCTCCTCCGACAGATTGCCAAGAATCTCTGCAATGTCTGCCGGATGGTTGCCGACCAGAATATTGAGAATCATCCGGCTATTCTTTTCAGACGCCAGGTACTCAATGTCATCGATGATATTTTTTAAATCTAAATCATCCATAACTTACCAATTTGGTTACTCAACTCAACAAACTCGCGCGCACTTAATTCTTCAGGTCGTTTTTCTAAGTCAAAATTGATTTTTTGTGAATACTCGAAAAACCCCGGTATTTGCTGCAGCGATTTTCTTAGCATTTTTCGGCGCTGCTGAAATGTTAAATGAATCACTTTATCCAGCACCTCTTCATTTTCTACATCAACGTCTTCAGGTTTCGAAAAGTCCCATCTGAGCACGGAAGAATGGACATCCGGTTTCGGTTGAAAAACATTTTTTGAGACATGAAACAAAATTTTCGGTTGCGAATAGAGTTGACTAAAAACCGAAAGAATGCCGTACTCTTTGCCGCCTGGCCGGGCTACAATTCTCTCCGCCACCTCTCGCTGTATCATGAGGGTCAGATCAGAGACGAATTGTCGAATCTGAAAAATCTTGAAAATTACCGGACTGGTGATATGGTATGGAATATTTCCCAAAAATCTGATGGGAACTTTCTCCTCGAGATAATTTCGTAACTCCGTTTTTAAAAAATCACCATGAACAAGTGTAAAATTTTTAGAGCTCCCGAACCGGCTTCGCAGGTTTTCACACAGTTTTGCATCAATTTCAATTGCAATGACTTTGCGGGCTTCTTTTATAATGTATTTAGTCAAAACCCCAAAGCCGGGACCGATTTCAATAATTAAGTCTTGCGGATTTGGGGTTAGTTTTCTGATGATCTTACGAGCGGTATTTTCGTCCACCAAAAAATTTTGCCCGAGGCTCTGCTTAGGACGAAATATCAGCTTGTTCATTCCATCGCCCGATCACCCAATCCAAATAATCGCTTTGCATTCGAAGTTGTTATTTCGGTTATTTCCTCAAATGTTACTTTTTTTATTTCAGCTAACTTTTGTGCAATGTAGACGACATGGGCCGGCTCATTTCGACGCCCCCGTTTTGGTTCAGGAGAAAGAAACGGGCAGTCGGTTTCCAAAAGCAATTTATCCAAAGGAACAATTTCTGCAACTTCCGGGAGCTGTGATTTCTTAAAAGTCAGATTACCTGTAAACGAAATATGAAACCCAAAATCCAACACTTCTTTGGCAATTGTCATGTCTTCTGAAAAGCAGTGAAAAACGCCGCTTAACCCCGAAGCGCCCTCTGACTTAAGAATCTCGATAATTTGAGGGCCAGCTTCACGATTATGAATCACGATTGGCAACTTAACTTCTTTTGCCAGCCTGATTTGTTCACGAAACGCACGTTCCTGAACTTCTGCAGGACAATGGTCCCAATAAAAGTCCATGCCGATCTCGCCGATTGCCACGACCCTTTTATGGCCACAAAGCTCTCGTAATTCAAGTAAGCTATCCTTTCCCAACTTGGCCGAATCATTAGGGTGAATACCAACTGTCGCATACAGGCCTTCGTACTTTTCTGCCAACTCGATGCACTGTCTGCTCGTCTCCAAATCAACTGCGATATTAATAATTCTCTTGACATCTGCTTCATCCGCTCTTTGAATCACTTGTTCTCTATCTTCATCAAATTGGTCGAAATAGAGATGGGCATGGGTTTCGATTAGCATTTCTTTATTATTTGAACTATTCGAACTGAGAATGTTTTTTAATCTCTGGTATTAAATTTTTGACGTCTGGGCCAACTCCTTTGACGATGAAGAAAAATTTTACTGTATGTAAAAAATGGTTCTGTTAGCATCAACCCTCATTTGAACCGAACTCCTTTATTCTTAATTTAACTACCGAATCTTCGCCCCTGTCCCAATCTCCTTGTCCACGGTCAATAAACTTAACTCGCCGGAGTCATTTTCCGCGGCCAGCAACATTCCCTGTGACTCGAGTCCGCGAATCTTTGCTGGCTGCAAATTCGCAACAATGACGACCAGCTTACCGATCATGGACTCGGGTGTCAGGAATTCAGCCATTCCGGCAACGATTTGCCTTTTTTCTTCGCCAATTTCGACCTCCAGTCGCAAGAGTTTATCGGTTTTTTCAACGCGCTCAGCGGTTAAGATTTTCGCCACCCGCAAATCGATGTTTTTAAACTGATCAAATGAAATCAGGTTATTTTTTTCTTCTGACACTTGTTTCTCTCCTTCCCTGCCCGGTTGAGATTTCGCCTTAAGCTTTTCAACTTCAGCTTCAATAACGGTATCTTCGATTTTGGAAATTAGTATTTCGGGTTTACCGAGTTGATGCCCTTCCGGAATAAACTCTTTGCCCGCAGCAAACCAGTTTTGCCCGTGAATATCACCTTCTTGATTTAAAAGCTTCCAGAGTTTCTCCGCTGAAAACGGCAGGAAAGGCTCCATTAAAATTGCCAACGTTTTCGAAACCTGCACACAGACGTTCAGAGTTGCGCCACACAATTCCGGATCTTCTTTTACTGTCCGCCACGGTTCTTTGTCATTGAAATATTTGTTAGCGTTGCGAGCGACATCCATAAGCGCTTTAAGCGCCTGTCTTACCCTGAACCGTTCGAGTGAATCGCCGACTCGCTCCGGCGCTTCGGCGATTTGCTTCAGGATCCAATAGTCCAACTCATCCTGCTGCTTTTGTTCCGGAACGCGACCGTCGAAATGTTTGTCGATAAACGTCAGCGAACGATTGATAAAATTACCCAAAATCCCAACCAACTCAGCATTATTGCGAGTTTGA
The candidate division KSB1 bacterium genome window above contains:
- the rsmA gene encoding ribosomal RNA small subunit methyltransferase A; amino-acid sequence: MNKLIFRPKQSLGQNFLVDENTARKIIRKLTPNPQDLIIEIGPGFGVLTKYIIKEARKVIAIEIDAKLCENLRSRFGSSKNFTLVHGDFLKTELRNYLEEKVPIRFLGNIPYHITSPVIFKIFQIRQFVSDLTLMIQREVAERIVARPGGKEYGILSVFSQLYSQPKILFHVSKNVFQPKPDVHSSVLRWDFSKPEDVDVENEEVLDKVIHLTFQQRRKMLRKSLQQIPGFFEYSQKINFDLEKRPEELSAREFVELSNQIGKLWMI
- the mgtE gene encoding magnesium transporter, whose amino-acid sequence is MDDLDLKNIIDDIEYLASEKNSRMILNILVGNHPADIAEILGNLSEENEKYVFGLLDADTASDVIVELDDVTREKLVSELQHERISEIVDEMESDDATDLVAELPDEVAEKVLDAIDEEGSEEVKELLQHDEDTAGGIMALEYVAVSEDTTVDEAIKEIRAKAEEVPEVYNVYVFDKDGMLAGFLPLKNLIVAQASQKIKDVLIADVISVPIEMDQEEVANIFRRYNLVSLPVVDELGKLVGRITVDDIVEVIEEEASEDIQKMAGIADEEEIRETSVFKISFGRLPWLLVGFVGQLIAALVLSQFEASLRDIFLAISFIPMMMAMGGNSGIQAATIVVRGIALGELSPDDTFKRLSREIKVSLFNGAVCGLLLFGIIAVFDTPTFGFVLALSMLAVIINASILGASIPLILRKVGVDPAIAAGPLITTFNDIIGLAIYLGLVTAALQFI
- a CDS encoding TatD family hydrolase, yielding MLIETHAHLYFDQFDEDREQVIQRADEADVKRIINIAVDLETSRQCIELAEKYEGLYATVGIHPNDSAKLGKDSLLELRELCGHKRVVAIGEIGMDFYWDHCPAEVQERAFREQIRLAKEVKLPIVIHNREAGPQIIEILKSEGASGLSGVFHCFSEDMTIAKEVLDFGFHISFTGNLTFKKSQLPEVAEIVPLDKLLLETDCPFLSPEPKRGRRNEPAHVVYIAQKLAEIKKVTFEEITEITTSNAKRLFGLGDRAME
- the sfsA gene encoding DNA/RNA nuclease SfsA, encoding MTLPEPLIPGKLIQRYKRFLADIELETGEIITAHCANPGSMMGLLQIGSQVLVSKSQNPKRKLPFSWELIKIGRTWVVVNTANTNRVIHEALLKNQIPELLGYSEIKPEAVWGDHTRFDFLLHKENEQCFVEVKNVTLAENDIALFPDSVTKRGTKHLNELMKVFRKGHRAIMCFLVSREDCKFFKPAAHIDPVYAETLREAYRKGVEVLVYQAKILPPQITLDGPLNFEL
- the recO gene encoding DNA repair protein RecO, yielding MPLKKTEAIVLKSQRQGETSKILTLYTLTFGKLTVIAKGARSMRSKFGGSLELLNYISIVFYEKETREIQLLSQADIIEFFAGIKQSVEKTALAMAVCELVNNLEIGIEPNPNLFKLHLEALRAIDKSENSMNVLRAFQVKLLNILGVRPDFTTCSKCKSQKQGTVAFDITQGSFICEACSQSKAAGMILSADSFDALRSFQRDSLASLNGLLAFANSQQQVDGFISAYLKYHVEGLRDLKAVKFLKKL
- a CDS encoding ATP-dependent Clp protease adaptor ClpS, with the translated sequence MKRPWKVVLYNDEIHSFDEVILQVQKATGYSLVEATRISMEAHFKGKAVAYSGEFVDCNKVAGILREIGLLIEIQG
- the mutY gene encoding A/G-specific adenine glycosylase produces the protein MRVETKKKSVFSESLIKWYNKNKRELPWRKTKDPYKIWVSEIMLQQTQVETVLPYYKRFLQAFPNLKSLANAELSQVLKMWEGMGYYARARNLLKAAQIIAKEHKGKMPSNSDELIKIPGIGPYTAAAVASIAFNENVPVVDGNVARVLSRVLRIEEPLIKNKNKFANAAKKLLPQGQSADFNQAMMELGALICVPQSPKCAKCPVSVFCKAYQELADPSVLPVKTPKKETPHYDVVVGIIWHKGRIFIDQRPENGLLGGLWEFPGGKQEDGETLEECLEREILEELDIQVKVDKHFLTVRHAYTHFKITLHSFQCKLLKGAPKPQKAVDWKWVRPQEMTKYAFPKANKRILETLLESLR
- the greA gene encoding transcription elongation factor GreA — translated: MNPYYFTEKGFQKLKEEIDKLERFIKHDIAKEIGTAREHGDLKENAEYVAAKNKQANYMAKLGQLQQRFANARIIRKEDLPPDTISLGKHVKIREVGSSEVDEYTILGEGETDIDKGIISYQSPLAKALINHKKGDVVEAQLPVGIKKYEILEIDFFEEN